The Pseudomonas sp. KU26590 genomic sequence TATGAATCTGCGAGGCTTGAGAGAAGCCTGCCTGCTGCTTATGAATGGACTGGGTAACAAAAATTCCGGGATCGTCCGCGCCCAACTCCAACAGCAACGGCGAGCAATCTCTCATCATCGGAATGAACTGCTCGTAGCCCAACCAGGCTGAGTCGAACAGAATGTAGTCACACAAATGACCAATGCGGTCGATGACTTGTCGGGCGTTGTAGACCGTACCGTCGTAGGTGCCCAATTGAATGATTGCGAGTCGGAACGGCCGTTCATCATCGGCCTTGGCGGGGGCGACCAGTCGCAGTTGCTCACGCAGGTAAGCTTCTTCGAAACAATGCGAATCAATCCCTCCGATGAGGCCATAGGGGTTACGGGCGGTTTCCAGATAAAGCGGTGTCGCCCCTGCCTGAAACAACGCGCCCTGGTGAATAGACTTATGGTTGTTTCGATCGAACAGGACGACGTCGCCAGGGGTGAGCAGCGCTTGAGTGACCACCTTGTTGGAGGTCGACGTGCCGTTGAGGACGAAGTAAGTCTTGTCGGCATTGAAGACCCTTGCGGCATGTTTTTGCGCTTCCAGTGCCGCGCCCTCATGGATCAGCAGATCGCCCATTTCAACGTCCGCATTACAGCGGTCGGCTCGAAACAGCGCTTCTCCAAAGAAATCAAAAAACTGCCGACCCGCCGGATGCTTGCGAAAGAACTGACCGCCCTGGTGGCCCGGGCAGGCGAAGGTTGAATTACCGCGTTCGACATAGTGTTTGAGCGCGCCGAAAAACGGGGGCAACAAGGCCTCTTCGTACAACGACGCCGCTCGCTCCAGCTTGTGGCCATAAAACTCGGCATTATCGGCCCCCAGATCAAATACTCCGCTGATCTGCAGCAGTACCTTTTCGATGTCGGCGATGGCTTCGCGCGTTAACTCATCGTGCTGCTCTACCGCAAAAAAGACCGGGATGTCGAAACCTGATCGACTGATATCGTCCACCCGACCCTCCCGCCAGTCAGCCGCCGTGACCACCACCGCAGCGATGTCGGTCAAGTCGGTGGCACTAAAGGCCACGACTTCGCGGTCCGTGAGAAAGCTGGTTCGAGCGCCAGGGCTTGCGGCGATTTTCAGTCTGTTCATGGCGTTGATCCTTTCGGTAGACAATACAGCGGCCAGGAAAGCGCTCGGCCCAGGCATCGTTGAATGCGCAAGTCGTGCCCTTCGCAGGTTCCGTGAACGATGATTTCAAGCGCCGCCGTGCAGTAACCCCAAGGCATGGCGGGCGATGACAGCGTTCTCGTCCGTGGGGATTACCCATGCCGAGACACGGCTGCCAACTGAAGACAGTCGTGCTATAGGCTCAGCCGGATCAGACCCGTTGTGCTCCAGGCCAAGCCAGGCGCAGCCCTCAATAATGGCGTTGCGCACCTGCACCGAGTGCTCGCCGATGCCGCCGGTGAAGACCAGTGCATCCACGCCGCCCAGTACAGCGGCCAGGCTGCCTATTTCACGAACCACGCTGCGCACGAACAACCTGATGGCGTCTTTAGCCTCCGGGGCCTGACTGGCAGAAAGTGCGCGCATGTCACTGCCGATTCCACCGGACACACCGAGCAATCCGCACTGGTGATACAGCATGTGTTCCAACGCCTGCGCGGTCATGCCGCGCTCGCGCAGCAGGTAAAGCAAAAGCCCGGGATCAAGTCGTCCAGGGCGCGTCCCCATCAGCACGCCGTCCAGCGTGCTAAAGCCCATCGTCGTAGCGCGGCTGACCCGGTCCTGCATGGCGCAAAGGCTTGCGCCGTTACCCAGGTGAGCGACGATCGTCCGTCCATTGGCTGCTCGCTGATCGTACTCAGGGAGTACGCTGGCGATGTACTCGTACGACAAGCCGTGAAAGCCGTAGCGGCGAAGGCCTTGTTCGGTCAGCGCCAAAGGCAGTCCGAAGCGCGTTTCAAGAGGGTCCAGGCTCTGGTGAAACGCCGTATCGAAACAGGCGAACTGTGGAATGTCTGGATGTTCGCGCGTCAGGTACCTGATCGGTGCCAGGCATATCGGCTGATGCAAGGGAGCAACCGGGATAAGCGCGTTCATCTCATCCATTATCGAGGCATTGATGCGCATGGCCACTTCGCGGCGGTTCCCGCCGTGAACGATCCG encodes the following:
- a CDS encoding ornithine decarboxylase, translating into MNRLKIAASPGARTSFLTDREVVAFSATDLTDIAAVVVTAADWREGRVDDISRSGFDIPVFFAVEQHDELTREAIADIEKVLLQISGVFDLGADNAEFYGHKLERAASLYEEALLPPFFGALKHYVERGNSTFACPGHQGGQFFRKHPAGRQFFDFFGEALFRADRCNADVEMGDLLIHEGAALEAQKHAARVFNADKTYFVLNGTSTSNKVVTQALLTPGDVVLFDRNNHKSIHQGALFQAGATPLYLETARNPYGLIGGIDSHCFEEAYLREQLRLVAPAKADDERPFRLAIIQLGTYDGTVYNARQVIDRIGHLCDYILFDSAWLGYEQFIPMMRDCSPLLLELGADDPGIFVTQSIHKQQAGFSQASQIHKKDRHIKGQARYCNHLRLNNAFMAQASTSPFYPLFACLDVNARMHSGRSGHRLWDECVRAGIEARKLMLDNCTLVKPFVPPTIDGRYWQDYPTDEIAKDLKFFRYHPGERWHAFEGYTENQYFIDPCKLLFTTPGIDAETGQYMDFGIHAGVLATFLRQYEIIPEKNDLNTILFLLTPAEGKAKMEHLVAQIGRFERFIKDDAPLAVVLPGVYNAHLARYHDYSIRQLCQEMHSLYAHHDVKQLQKDMFRKAGMPVVAMDPREANLEFVRGRVELIPLEEARGRVAAEGALPYPPGVLCVVPGEIWGGAVLDYFLALQDVINRFPGFNPELQGVYLRTEEDGRIRAYGHVIRP
- a CDS encoding acetate/propionate family kinase, whose protein sequence is MNDQPLALLLVLNAGSSSIKFSLYDAAETAVGLQCVGNGTFEVREDTERLIFCHSSHDAQKREEWPRNDSSPDSGTLFNLMDWIERHMGGEICAAAHRIVHGGNRREVAMRINASIMDEMNALIPVAPLHQPICLAPIRYLTREHPDIPQFACFDTAFHQSLDPLETRFGLPLALTEQGLRRYGFHGLSYEYIASVLPEYDQRAANGRTIVAHLGNGASLCAMQDRVSRATTMGFSTLDGVLMGTRPGRLDPGLLLYLLRERGMTAQALEHMLYHQCGLLGVSGGIGSDMRALSASQAPEAKDAIRLFVRSVVREIGSLAAVLGGVDALVFTGGIGEHSVQVRNAIIEGCAWLGLEHNGSDPAEPIARLSSVGSRVSAWVIPTDENAVIARHALGLLHGGA